The genomic window TTAATTTAACTCTATTGTTATGATAACGTACTCTAATTATGTTAACTGTAAAagtgaagtctaaatgtaacgtatcaaattacataaatacctCTTGTGCTCTGATTTTGTTAAAGCCAAAAGTATTTGGTACTTAACGGGTTAAAATGACATCTGAAGCTACCAACTATTCATTTTAAAGGAATGTGACTTACTGTAGCAATGGGAACAAACTAACGTTTCACTGTCTTAACTACAACGCACTGCTTCACAGCACATCTCTTCATCTGCACAGTCATTCTGATAGCTCTCCAGCTCCATTATCAGACCTTTCTTTCTGTCCATCAGAtgctaattaaaacattttctaatagaTTGCACGGTATTTGGCAAGCGCATTTCAtatttcgcaaaaaaaaaaaaaaaaaaaaacaaaaatgcaaaaaactcaaatttcttatttaaataattcatagtgcctctctaaattgccccttagttgccctgcgatggactggcgtcccgtccagggtgtagtcctgccttgcgcccctgtgtctgctgggttaggctccggctcaccgcgaccctctaTAGATAATGGATGGGTGGATAATTCTTAGTAGAAACATAGTCTCTACATAGTCATCGAAACAACTCCAAcccttaaattatatatatatatatatatatatatatatatatatatatatatatatatatatatattttatatttttcagtaaacATGATTATAAACGAGACTCTGAAGTGACATCAGGATGCTACATATTTACTATTTAACTACTAGGCAGTGGAACAAGTCAGTTGCTTTAATCTACTCAGTAGCGTTTCAATTCTGAAGCCAGGGATGGGTTAAGACCCTGCTCTACACTGAATTATAAAGTAACACATTACTGACCCTGTGAGAATTCTCAGCGCTAAAAACTATCACGTTTAATCAGGAAAAGGCAGTCTTTGCTATGACAACTCTCCTGCCGAAATGCGCAAATGACATGCATTCACTTGTTAGAATGCATTAATAACGCATTGTAGAGCAAATTATCTATATTATAAAGTAACAGGATATTGACATTATGAGAATTCTCAGtactgcaaactttaaaaaaatagtttttgcttaaagtttttttttttgtgaggtttttaaaatttttactgCTGGGTGTTTAAATCCCACAACCCCATAATAAAGTAATCaatcaaaagcaaaataaataaatattattcagCATTCAGCAATACTGCATGAATTCATATATTTTCCCCAAACGCTATATCCCAGCTAAAAAGTGAATGAAATGAGGTGTCAAAGTGGCTGTGCACCGGGGGTAGTCCCGTGTTAATTAAGCACGGAGCCACTGCAGTGGAATGGGAAGTACCTGACGAGGCTGGGGTCAGGGTTATATTGCGGGGGAGGGGTGCAGTGGGATGCAGACACCATTGACTGGGCAGAATGACCTCCGTTCATGTCACCATTTTGCTGCATGTGGTGACTGTTCATCATGCCGGGACCTGCAagtggtaagaaaaaaaaaaaaaaaaaaattattattattattatatacatccTGTACACTCCATAAAAAATGCTGCGTTTTGCAAATGTTGCAGAGTAATTTTTTTGAACGTAGCTTTTTCAAACGTGACTACGTTAATAGATCTTTACCCATGGGTCCCATGTTGGGTGCTGCGCTCTGGTTCTGCTGGGGCTGCTGTCCGACAAGCTGGTTGACGGAAGGCAGCTTGTTGATTCCTCCGTGCATCTTGTTCATGTTGGGCAGCACAGAGCCGTAAGAGGTGGGGGGCTGGACGGGGTTCCTGCGGATTAACAACAGGGAGGCTTTTCAGAAGCGCGATAGAGCACTGGCAGATAATGACTGCAATACCGGAGGAGTTTGTGTCCAGTTTAGGTCAGGTGCGTGACAAATTGCATTTTCCCTTTCTTTGATTGCATGTGTGGAAATAATGCCAGATTAAAACCTGATTTTTAACCTGAAAATCCTGACCCCTAGCACTGGACCATGTGTGTGATGTTGACTGGTTAACAACCCCAGATCCAGTGACACATCTGGCTGATCAGCCAAGGTGTTACaatgctgggctgcagtcagCAGCTAcctaaacatttcattttagactgggaccagtggtgtagtcctgtaTCTGATGGCACGGGAATGCCACTAAAATAAGAATTATTGTATGATTTAGCATTTTATTTCGATAGTGAACATTGCGTTCTGGCTGGACTACACCACTGGGACCCTGTGCCCCAGCCTGTATGAGGAGCACTCACTGTCTCTggagcagctgctgctgttgctgtctgTATGAGTCTACCATCTGCTGAGGGACCAGCTCCACCAGCTCCAGACTGTCCTTGATCTTCATCAGGATCTCAAAGTTCTCCCGGCCACGCACCTAACAGGGCAAAGAGGAGGAACGGAGTCAATCCAGACACTAGAACACAGTTTGTAGTGCGGGGTCTTTTTGTAGGCTCTATGTACTAGTCCTGGGGTggccaaccttggtcctggagagccacaaacCTGCAAattttctgggtatctttaaatcctcaatggctaaagacctggaaatCAGAGCTGATAAAGgatgaaaataattggttcaattaagtaattgagaactcgggtgGAAAGAAAACCCAAGACCAAGATTGGCCACACATGTGCTAGTCCATCTGTTGTTTTCGTTGAcaatgatagacagcaatctGACTTATATTTATGTAGGCTGTCCATGTGTTATCACACTGCAATTATCAGCATCAGTAATGTGCAGAGGACATTAAAAGGACAGTGGCTCATTGAGAAAAAGTGGCACTTTTGGGGCATAAGGGCAGGAAGGCAGCGATCAGCATGCTGTAATTACAATCAGGAGAGCTCGTTTGAGCTTCACACTTACAGGAATATAATAAATCTCCTCTTCGCCATGTCGTCGCTTTTTCATATTGACGCCTGGGCCTGGGATGTTCGGAGGtgtctgtttaaaagctgaaaggcAGGAAGATGAGGTCAATTCATTCACTGAAGCAACAGCCTTAGAAGTGTCTTACCTCATGGCTCATTCACAACACCTACAAAACGATAACCACCTTAATACATGCACCTCATATGTGCAGATTGATTTACCGCGCTTTGATTTCCTGGACGTGAGTACTCACCCTTGATGAGCTAGTATTGTTGCAGTGAGTAAAATGCAGGTCAAATTCattaaatgcagtaaatacagtatgtatactgTGAAGTAGAGtgtgccaataataataataataataataataataataataatattttgtaatgcatGTCTACTCCCcctttaatattaaaaacaacaacaaaacaatatttttgtctGAGTGCCAGCTGTGAAGGGTAACTGAGTCAGCGCTGTAAATGATGTAATAAGGATCAAGTGTAGCTTTAGGATCTCAGCAGCCATTCTGTTCAGTCTGCTATTGAAACCCTGCTGCGATGGAATCACACACGTGAACTCACTGCGTTTGTTTGCGTTGCCGTTTTTGTTCACGCTGTCGTTCATGGCCTGCTGCTCGCGGAAGTGATCCTCGTCTGCTTTCCTGTCCCGCCCAGGACAGGCGCAGATACGCCCCTCAAACGACCTTCGACCCAGGACCTGGCCACTGCACACAGAGACTTGGGTTCAGGACAAGAGCACACAGCCATAGCAGAACAGATTCGTACATGCCGTCCAAAGAGTTGCATATACAAGCATCATTGTTATCACATACAGCCTTCTTTTTAATTAAGAGTggtcaattattttacccctccTGATATTCTCCCCaatttttctcctcaccgcagcagtTCTGCAAGAGAACTGAAAACACCCAGAAACTCGAAAGTGGACGTCAGCGAGAGGGTCTGCTGTTACGCaataaggagaaacagtcccagatggttttgcctccctaacccttGCACAGCACGCAGCTATGCTAGAACAATCAATTAACTTCATGAGCAGTAACAGTAAGTGTACGCTAATATGTTTCTTGGGTAGAAGTGCCTACAAAGAGGCTGTAGATATAGCCTGTTGGTTACTGCACACAGATCCATACTGCTTGATAATAAAAGGCACACTCACTCTCTGGTCTCCAGAGTTATAATAATAAGAATGGGTCTTCTGTTCATGCCTCCCACACAACTGCTGTTACACATGAAGTTGTACAGGATCGTAGTGCATTCTGTTCCAACCTGGAAAACAAATGATATTTTAGCACAAGAACTGCTGATGATTTCAGCAATGAATCTaccatttaatgtgtttttttttgtttgttattgaaaCAATCCAAAACAAAGACAGCTTTGATAACCACTGCCGGGATGTTCACTgttacaaatgtattaaaatacaacacaaggccactagatggcactgcagAGCAACATACAGTGACTACCTCTGAAAGCATGCTGGTTAAGtatgctgatttttattttttttaaaaggttcatAATATAATAGGTCTAGGAGTTAAAATCGTCTCGACTTGTTTTCTGCTGTGTTAGACACAAGCGCCCATGTAATCTGCATACTGATCCTGTGTAAAAGCCTGGGTACAAAAATCTGccttatacaaaaaaatatatacataatgaTGAGCCAATGATCCCTGGTACAGTGCTGTAGTTATTGCAGGGCTGATTTCCATGCAGGACAATGCAAACTGGAAAACGAACCATgcaaactggaaaacaaacaacGCAAAATGGAAAACGCATACCTGTGGTGACTCATAAGGTACCATCACACTCTGCCTTCCAGTCACTGGGTCATCTACGTACTGGGACAAGTTATTCCCTTCCACCCGAATCAGGTGACTCGCTGGAGCCACCTGACCTAAAAGAAATAAGGAGTGCATTTTGACCAGTCTTTTCTTTATCAGTCCCTGGGTGCAATGCTATTTTTCGCACATTCATGCTCCTGTTTTCAAAGAGCAGCTTCTCTTAACCATCAAAAACGGCAAACTCCCAGAATAGATACAGTACTGCATTCCATCAGAAAATCTGAATAAACCGAGTGAAAAACTGCAATGCTTTATTTCAAGAACCCATCATTACCAACCAATAATACAGTCATAGAACAGAAACATTCCAAcgttatttataatacaatacaaaggACATGCAACTGAGGCGTTAATCAGAAACCTTATAACTAGTTCAATAACATGATTTGATTTACTAGTAATGTGTCTTTAAGATGTTATTGTTAATAGTCATCAGGTGTCAGGCAATGGCCATGTGCAAATATCCAACATACAGTAACAGTGTATGCTAGGAGAGTTCCAACTGACCACCTTCTATACCTGCCAGGGTGTGATCACGCTGGACACTGACACAGGCATCGATCATGCAGGTATTTCCCTGCTTTTTCCCCCCATTTTCCCACACTTTCACTTTCACGCAGGTGCCAGCCAGCTTGGCTATGCTGTGCCAGTACCTTTTATCTTTGCCTCCTCCTGTCCTTTATACAAGGTACGCCCCAGGGCATAACGGAGTGAGGTGACTTACCGTCATTGAAGTCTCTGCCAAGCTCGTGGTTGGGGCAGCGCTTCACCACTTCGGTCACATGCTCTGCCTTCTTATAGACCGGCATGGCCCGGATCACACTGCCCGGGGGGGCCAGCGAGGACAGCTTGATCTGTATGGGACAGGTCTTAGCAATCTGACAGTACAGCTTCTTCAGTAAAGGAGAGTACTGGaatcagagagacacacaggagatTCTTAAGTAAATACTATGGCTACATTCACACAAATTCCAATACAAACAGCTTTTCAAAAGGCTATAGCAGgtgtgtttacaattttaaaaaaagcgaGATGTCTCTTCACTGCTGGAAAGGGCGTTAATAGGAATAAAATAGCACATTATTTCAGAATTGGTAAGAGTGCTGCTGTGACAGATATCAAAAAGTCTGCatcgagataaaaaaaaagtttgcatgtCAGGTGCTGACATTCTTTGGAAGTAAACAGAGAAACGCTCCAGCGCATTATCAAGTACTGGTACAGTTGTGTGCAATTTAAATTCTTTGTTCTACTTTTCAGTTTTagtcttttaatttatttgagcCAATGAAAACAacctatagatttttttttgtttggtttgcttTATTGTAAACCCGCAATGCACTTGTAAATGACAAGACAATAATGCAAATCTATAGTGCACTGATAGGCCTAATGACTATCTTTCTAAACAAtgggtttatatttaaacaaagatCTTTTCAATGCTGAAACGGGAGTTACTAGGAATATAATAGCACATCAGAGATAGTATACAGTGAGTATCGTATGGTATAcatttctatactgtatataaacaaagtTTGCATTGGATGCCAACAGTTTCTTCGGATACAAACAAAGAAACGCTCCAACACATTAAAGTAAGTGCACAATGCAACGTCTGTGTTCtacttatatatttttaaaagtattactgtactttaaaaccgttacctttattttaaaatgtgcaccaATTAATCCACCGACTAATCAACTGATGCCCATAAATTAATCgatcaaatattttaattgattgaCATCTCTAATATATATAGAGGAGTCAGATCCTTTGTTGTCTGGGTTAGTTTGGAGAAAGGAGTGGGAGCAGGAGGTTGTGCACCCTGCCTCTACACTGTGATAGCTCTGCTTGGGTATGgggtttatgatttttttttaaaaaaatttttaaagtATGTGAAAGCCTTGAACTGCAATATTCTGTGTCTGTTATTCCTGCCGCCGGCCAGCCTTGACCACACTACTctaccacaatatatatattgtaccatTGAGAGATTAATTTCTGGAGAGGGTTTAATGAAAATCCAGCTGGTTCTATGCTGATTAATATGGGTCTCATTATATTTAACAGTTGACTGCAGCAACAAACACTAATGAAAAGTGTGTGTAAGAAAATAACTAGCGACGGCTTTGTTGCTAGTTCTGAACCTTGCCTTTGTTTCTACGAATTCCAATCCCCTTTCCCTCATGGGTGAGGGGACAAGAAACCGATTTCAGCTATCGGGGTACCCGGGATAAAAAAGGGTTTAACGAAGCGCTTGTTCAATTAGTCTCATTAGCTCATCTCAGACTCTACGGGCCCCAGCGCAAAGTTTAAACAAGCACAATGGGGTTTGAAAAGACTAAAATGGTCTTCATCTTACTGTCAACACAAAGAAGTAATTCTATGGAATAGCTACATCCTTGCCAATGTAACGAAgtgcagatgttttaaaaaaacaaagcttgaCAAGTTGAATCGTGTTTGACATGAGAcggtttaatgcaaaaaaaaaaaaataaaaaaaatgtgtcaactCTTTTACACATCCCAGCCTGCGTACTTCATGTTTTTCAGTGAGCGGAGTCTGTTGTCGGTTAGCGTTTGTCTGGGATTTGCATTGAACGACATGGTGGTCCACGGGCATTAATGTATCGCTCTGGCATGCTGGGGCAGGCTacatcccccccaaaaaaatccccccaaaaatTCACCTGAGGCAATGAAAAGGCAACTTCAGAGAACGACAGGGCTTGCGTGAGCATGTCTTAATGGAATGGACGGCTTTCaatgggaggggggggtgggATGGACATCAAATAAAGTAGCGCTGATAAAATTCATGATTAAGCACATTATCTTTACTCTATGGGAAGTGATGAGTGGAGACAcaggactgctgctgctgctggttggTCAGAGAGAAGGGAGGGGGGCGGGATTTGACGGGTGTGGTAGGACTGGGGGCAGCAATGTTGGTGGTGGCGAGGGAAGTGGCGCGTAAGGACGGATTGTAAATGAGCCCTGTGTGTTTTGGAGAGAATAAGATATTAGTTAAGGCGCGGTTGTGGCCAACAGCAACCCTGCAATTGTTGTTACAGCACatagctgtttgtta from Polyodon spathula isolate WHYD16114869_AA chromosome 16, ASM1765450v1, whole genome shotgun sequence includes these protein-coding regions:
- the LOC121329114 gene encoding tumor protein p73-like isoform X1, which encodes MAQSSPADEGTTFEHLWSSLEPDSTYFDLSQNSHSGNNEAAASLPTNRAEVCMDVFQMRGMNETVMSQYNLLNSSMDQNLGSRAASASPYSSEHTSNVPTPSPYSQPNSTFDAMSPAPAIPSNTDYPGPHSFEVTFQQSSTAKSATWTYSPLLKKLYCQIAKTCPIQIKLSSLAPPGSVIRAMPVYKKAEHVTEVVKRCPNHELGRDFNDGQVAPASHLIRVEGNNLSQYVDDPVTGRQSVMVPYESPQVGTECTTILYNFMCNSSCVGGMNRRPILIIITLETRDGQVLGRRSFEGRICACPGRDRKADEDHFREQQAMNDSVNKNGNANKRTFKQTPPNIPGPGVNMKKRRHGEEEIYYIPVRGRENFEILMKIKDSLELVELVPQQMVDSYRQQQQQLLQRQNPVQPPTSYGSVLPNMNKMHGGINKLPSVNQLVGQQPQQNQSAAPNMGPMGPGMMNSHHMQQNGDMNGGHSAQSMVSASHCTPPPQYNPDPSLVSFLTSLGCQNCIEYFTSQGLQNLYHLQNLTMEDLVALKIPEQLRLVIWRGLQDLKQGHDYGGQQLIRSSSSNTSTMAIGPTGELQRQRVMEAVHFRVRHTITIPNRTSTGTSEDWPDFGFDVPDCKSRKQSIKEEFTENEIN
- the LOC121329114 gene encoding tumor protein p73-like isoform X2, producing the protein MLYISDQRQHYTTSQYNLLNSSMDQNLGSRAASASPYSSEHTSNVPTPSPYSQPNSTFDAMSPAPAIPSNTDYPGPHSFEVTFQQSSTAKSATWTYSPLLKKLYCQIAKTCPIQIKLSSLAPPGSVIRAMPVYKKAEHVTEVVKRCPNHELGRDFNDGQVAPASHLIRVEGNNLSQYVDDPVTGRQSVMVPYESPQVGTECTTILYNFMCNSSCVGGMNRRPILIIITLETRDGQVLGRRSFEGRICACPGRDRKADEDHFREQQAMNDSVNKNGNANKRTFKQTPPNIPGPGVNMKKRRHGEEEIYYIPVRGRENFEILMKIKDSLELVELVPQQMVDSYRQQQQQLLQRQNPVQPPTSYGSVLPNMNKMHGGINKLPSVNQLVGQQPQQNQSAAPNMGPMGPGMMNSHHMQQNGDMNGGHSAQSMVSASHCTPPPQYNPDPSLVSFLTSLGCQNCIEYFTSQGLQNLYHLQNLTMEDLVALKIPEQLRLVIWRGLQDLKQGHDYGGQQLIRSSSSNTSTMAIGPTGELQRQRVMEAVHFRVRHTITIPNRTSTGTSEDWPDFGFDVPDCKSRKQSIKEEFTENEIN
- the LOC121329114 gene encoding tumor protein p73-like isoform X3 encodes the protein MYYVKKKSQYNLLNSSMDQNLGSRAASASPYSSEHTSNVPTPSPYSQPNSTFDAMSPAPAIPSNTDYPGPHSFEVTFQQSSTAKSATWTYSPLLKKLYCQIAKTCPIQIKLSSLAPPGSVIRAMPVYKKAEHVTEVVKRCPNHELGRDFNDGQVAPASHLIRVEGNNLSQYVDDPVTGRQSVMVPYESPQVGTECTTILYNFMCNSSCVGGMNRRPILIIITLETRDGQVLGRRSFEGRICACPGRDRKADEDHFREQQAMNDSVNKNGNANKRTFKQTPPNIPGPGVNMKKRRHGEEEIYYIPVRGRENFEILMKIKDSLELVELVPQQMVDSYRQQQQQLLQRQNPVQPPTSYGSVLPNMNKMHGGINKLPSVNQLVGQQPQQNQSAAPNMGPMGPGMMNSHHMQQNGDMNGGHSAQSMVSASHCTPPPQYNPDPSLVSFLTSLGCQNCIEYFTSQGLQNLYHLQNLTMEDLVALKIPEQLRLVIWRGLQDLKQGHDYGGQQLIRSSSSNTSTMAIGPTGELQRQRVMEAVHFRVRHTITIPNRTSTGTSEDWPDFGFDVPDCKSRKQSIKEEFTENEIN